One Conger conger chromosome 7, fConCon1.1, whole genome shotgun sequence genomic window, gggacaatccacctGGATCAaaggggttaaaggccttgctcaagggcccaatagctccactgatctaattgtggctacactgggcctTGGACCACTAACCGTCCGGGTCACAGTCATGTGCTATgctacacataaaaacacataaaaaacgCATAAAAAGCAGTTAAAATTTTAATTGATTTGATTACTGACAGGTGACATCAGTGGGATACTACTTGCtaaaaatgtggaaatattctcaaaaaggtttgaccagctcaagctatgttttgaagctgGTAAGtgcaagctggtcatagctggattttacaccaaggAAGCGCTGTGCTACGCACGTTAAACTGGATCTGGGCGTAGTCTCTGTTCTCCAGGTGCAGTTGCTCGTATCGGGAAGGCACCGACAGGAGCTCCCACTCGCCATTGTTCATGAACTCCCTCTTGTCGTTGGAGATCTCCTCCGCAGTCCTCCATAAGGCCAGGTCCACCTCGTTCACTTGATGGGGCATTGGGGTGGAAAcggcagaggagaggaaggaggagaacaGAGTGTCGAAACGCAGACgcgtggtgtctgtgtgtgtctgtctgcatatgtgtgtgcacacataatGTGGATAGACGCGCGTGAttgtatatgcatgtgcatgattgtgtgtatgtttgcatataTATGGGCATTACATCATGCACATGTGTCTCATTtcatgaggtgtgtgtgtgtctgcatgcgcaTGCCTGTCTGCCTATGTATCTGAAGGGATTTTGGCATGCAgatgcgcttgtgtgtgtgcatgtatgaatttgtgtgtgtgtgtgtgtgtgtgtagttgcatgtgtgtgtgagagtgtgcatgtgtgcgtgtgtaaactgtgtgtgtgtgtgtgtacatgcgtgtgtgagtttctgtgtgtgtgtgtgtgtctgtgtaagtgtgtgtgtatactgtgtgtgtgcatgtgtgtgtgtgtgtgtgtatactgtgtgtgtatgtgtatactgtgtgtgtgtgcgtatactgtgtgtgtgtgcgtgtgtgtgtgtgtgtgtgtgtgtgtgtgcgtatactgtgtgtgtgtatatactgtgtgtgtgtgcatgtgtgtgtgtgtgcatactgtgtgtgtgtatactgtgtgtgtgtgcatgtgtgtgtgtgtgtatactgtgtatgtgtgcatgtgtgtgtgcgtgcatataatgtgtgtgtgtgtgtatactgtgtgtgtgtgcatgtgtgtgtgtgtatactgtgtgtgtgcatgtgtgtgtgtgtgtgcgtatactgtgtgtgtgtgtgtatactgtgtgtgtgcgcatgtatgtgtgtgcgtgtctgtgtaagtgtgtgtgtgtatactgtgtgcgtatactgtgtgtgtgtgtacactgtgtgtgtgtgcatgtgtgtgtgtatactgtgtgtgtgtgcatgtgtgtgtgtgtgcgtatactgtgtgtgtgtgtgtgtgcgtgtctgtgtgtgtgtgcatgtctgtatgtgcatgtgtgtgtgtgcgtatactgtgtgtgtgtgtgtgtgtgtgtgtgtatactgtgtgtgtgtgcatgtgtgtttgtgtgtgtgtgcatgtctgtgtaagtgtgtgtgtgtatactgtgtgtgtgtgtgtgcgtgtgtgtgtgcatgtctgtgtaagtgtgtgtatactgtgtgtgtgcgcatgtatgtgtgtgcgtgtctgtgtaagtgtgtgtatactgtgtgcgtatactgtgtgtgtgtgtacactgtgtgtgtgtgcatgtgtgtgtgtgtatactgtgtgtgtgtgtgcgtgtgtgtgtgtgtgtgcatgtctgtgtaagtgtgtgtgtgtatactgtgtgtgtgtgcatgtgtgtgtgtgtgtgcgtatactgtgtgtgtgtgtgtctgcagttaTCACCTGTGTGCAGCCAGCTGCGGAAGGTGAGCGTGCAGTTCTGTCTGTCGAAGGGGAAGGCATACATCTCCAGGTCACAGGCCGACACCACCTGAATGGGCTTGTAGTTCTTCACCGTCCCAGAGGAGTTCACATAAATGTAGGGGATGTGTGGTGATCGGCCAACATCCACACTAAAAGGGGAGTCAGCAGAGATCACCAATCACAACCCTACTAAACAGCATTTCATTCACTACTCTCTTCTCCCTCAGCTTCCAAAGCCCAGCTGTCACTGTAAGCCTGACCCATTGCTGCACGGCCCTATCAAtttgaaacaaacacaaaaaacttGTCTAGACATATGTGTAGGTTGCATTATGTCAAAAAAGCCTATTCATACCCTTTGTACTTTAAATCAGTCAGATctaattctttcattttctggcAAATTATTCCTTTAAAAAGAAGTTACAATTTCAATTGATTTGATTGCTGACAGGTGAAATCAGTGGGATCCTACTTGCTAAAAATGTGGACCCTTGGAATAAAAAAGctatttgtgaaaaatgtgttaaatatcAGCAAATTAAtctgaaattatattaattacatGTCCAACAGCCTTAATTACTCAATATATTAGCTGTAACAAAAACAAGCCTGCTGTTGGTTTACCAAGAACAAGTTTTAAAAGCACTGTGCTAGCAAACACATTCTTAGAATTCCCGGCCAGTAGCCACAGCTTAACACTGAAATACTCCAACTTAGCTAGACACTTCTCGCACTAGGGAACTGTACAATTTGCTCAGGCAGATCAGAAGTTCCTGATTGGCCTAGTGAGTGATGAGGCTAGGAATACCCCACCAATGAAAACCCTCCTTACTGACCAATGCAATTGTGGGGCATATCACTGTATTATAGAAAAGACTCAGATGGACTCTCATCAAACAGATGTTTGACTCTGGCATGAGCACACCGCGGACTCCCTTTCTTTTGGTCGCATAGCTGCTGCCATTAACACACTGCTTAACCCTACGAAGGCCAGAGCCCACGCCATTGGGCGTTTGGactttaatatttaaattactCCAACACTGTGAATGAAACTACTTTACTCCTTTCACaaattttccaaaatgtttcaGGAAAAGAACAATTGCATTTTTGAAATTCTAAGACATCGATCTGTAAAGAAATACAAGCAGTTTGAGCCCATTTCCCATCACTAAAATCCCCTGCCAGGCAATAGGAAGCTTACTTCCTACTTACAATAGGTATGCTTACTTCCTACTTACAATAGGTATGCTTACTTCCTACTTACAATAGGTATGCTTACTTCCTACTTACAATAGGTATGCTTACTTCCTACTTACAATAGGAAGCTTACTTCCTACTTACAATAGGTATGCTTACTTCCTACTTACAATAGGTATGCTTACTTCCTACTTACAATAGGTATGCTTACTTCCTACTTACAATAGGAAGCTTACTTCCTACTTACAATAGGTATGCTTACTTCCTACTTACAATAGGTATGCTTACTTCCTACTTACAATAGGAAGCTTACTTCCTACTTACAATAGGTATGCTTACTTCCTACTTACAATATGTATGCTTACTTCCTACTTACAATAGGTATGCTTACTTCCTACTTACAATAGGTATGCTTACTTCTACCCAGATGTGAATGGGTCTCTCTCTGCACCATCAAAACTAAtttcacacatacatgtataatcaaaaaatatgaattcattgCAATCGTTTGAGGAAAAGGATAAAGACACTAATTGGGGTTTGGCGGTTCGAGGTCATTAGAAACTAGTGTCAAAAGGGTACTATGGTGTATGAGAGGTTTTTCATACTTCAGCACTAATGCATCATGTAAACATCATTATAAATTGCAAGGCTCACAATTCACTGATGACAATGTCAGGCACCCAGATAGCATCTGATGAGAGGGAGATCTCATTTATCCCATCAAACTCAGCAGGGTCCCAAACCAGAAACTCATCTCTCCAGATCTGAAAATGAACCATACAGGTATGTAGCTACATCCACCAGCCATTAATCCTATCATGAGACACATGGAGAGGGCAAcccaaacacaaaaataaaattaataatcaCCAACCTGACGATACCACATGCTTGTGGTCACCTTCTGTGTCTGCCCATCCTGTAAATACAGCCACAACTTTTCAGGCGTAGTCCCTGGTCACCTTCAGCCACAAAACATAACAACTCCCAAACATTTTAGCATAAGATACACATAAAAAGCAGTAAAGATATAGCTATGCTAAGTTGTAAGTTGTTCTTGAAGCATTTATGAAATTTATGAAATGTAGCCCTGGAGACAACTGCAGATTATCTTTACCACATCAAGCACGGACTGCAGGATCAAATCGATGTACACCACCGTCGGATCGGTCCAGTTCTGAACGGGCCGGACCCCACAGTTGTAGTGGCGGAGAAGAGTTCTGGTGAGCTGGTTCAGAGCAGATCTCCGGGGCTTCTCAGGAAAAAGCTCCGCTTGAGGAACTACAGTCGAGCACAACACAGATTTGTACAGATTGCCCATTACACTCAGTTATGTATTGCATACCATTCATATATGAGAAACATGAAACACCGGAATTAACAATtagtacaaatatatatttcgcAAATAGAGAATGACCTACTAtattattattggtattattattgttattattagcaGAAGTACAGTATGATGCTAAACAGACCTACTTATCCAGGATTACTTACAATGCATGAGATACAGACCCCAGACAACTTTATATTCCTTGCACAGTGGCCATTTTATACATCAATGGATATTACATCTGCACAGCAGAATGCAGCTTTAAGACAGTCCCCATATCATGGCATTAGTAGCAAGATTGGCTTGTGTGCATCTTGCTATAACGGCAAGAAACGGCCACCAATTGATAATTGATTTTTCTGTCCTTGAAATCAATTCCTCCCATTTGGTAGCGAAAACAATTCAGCGAACAAGGCCCAAGGCCATGAACCCGGTTAAGTTTGAAGTGGATGTTTGTCCCAAGGGTGCACTACAGGTGGGCAGAAACGTACCtgaaaggagaagaagaagcagagaaGTCGTAACCGACATGTTGGATTTTGAAATAAACTCTGGTATGTCCTGAACGCTGTTTTCACCTGAGAGGAGCTTCTGTTTGGTGTAGCTTTTCCAACTGAAATAATATGATCTGCGTGAATAGCGGTTTAGCAATCTTCTGCGTGGGTTAGGCGAAGTAGGCTAGTCCCCTTGGTCAGCGGAGAGTGGACTGCAGCGCGAAACTGTGGTCTCCTCCTGTATTGAGTTTCCATTATGATGGTAAAATGATATTGGCCCGAAATGGGAAATGGATTGTGGCAATGGAGCatactgttgtttgttttttccccctaatACGATAAAACAAGCATTTGACGGCGGGACGTTTATCTGTTCAGAAGAAACAATTATATGAGTCAGACATAATCCTTAGTTAGTAAAACTGGTTACATAATGCTACAGGAAGAATATGcatacaaataatataatttccACCGCCACACAGTAGTCTATATTTGATCCCAATTTGACGCATATAAacactgttagagttgaattaataaCAGCTGTCGGTGTTCATGAAGAAATGTAGGCTATTTAGATCATAACATAGGTTATAACTACTCTGTAATTGCACCGTGattcacagtgcaattttattAGCGGCCTCTTGCGTCCTCGGTTATTTCGCTCGATATGTTATCATCACCGACACCTCATCCTTTTGTACCGCTATGGTACGTCGTGATCGCGCTTGCCTGGCAGGAGAGCGCGCtctctgcgtgcgtgtgtgtgtttatggtgtgtgcgcgcttgctgcgtgtgagtttgtggtgtgtgagaggCGGTTGAGCGGAGCAGGCGTGACTCCGAAATaggtgcaggtttttggggAAAAAGAAACGAAAGAATCTGCTCTGGAGCTATGAGAGTTGAACAACATTGCGGGCATGGGGATACCTCTGCAAATCCGGTGAGCACATTAACAGATGCGGGTTTCTGGACCACTATTGATAAAAGTTTTAAGCCGTGTGTTAAAGTCAAATTAAACTCTTGCATGTGTCAACTGTAAACACATCCACCAGCTGTttgatataaaatacatttaaagttaAAACAGTTTAAACAGATACTCGAAGTGTCAAATGTGTTATCCATAGTCTCCATATGTAAATTCTAGTTACTGGACTTTAATGTAGGCTATGACCAGTTGCTACCAAAGTCGATAAAACATCCAAAACAAAAGACGtataaaactttaaaaatagCTAAACCATCAGTTAAACAGTCCACACGTCATCGTAATGTTTATGGTCGTTCTTGTTGTTGAATTACTGAAGTTGCTTCGtactgtagcctactgtatgaCAGTCCGATATCCCACAACTGCGCCCCAAATGCCAAAGCGAGTTCATCTGTCACAGCAAAGCGGCCACATGCACGACCAGATTATTTATGGTTACTGAATGGTTTACCATTACAAACTGCTGCGTGTTAGCCAGAGAAAACTAACACTTGTGAACAGACGAGACAGTAAAAtatgttcttcttcttttattattattattttgctttccAACTACAGTGATTTATATCAGGGCAATTGTATGCACAGCTCAGTCGCTTGACAATTGAAACCACATGACAGCAAAGGGGATCTATATTACTAGACAAAGTTTTGTTGTTGTAATCTGGCAATTCCTGCTGTCTTGGAATGTCGTTTGGGATGTGTACTGTCGCTTTAAGGCCACAATATGAAGGATAGCAGAAGTGTGCAATATTAAGTATTTTACTAAAGTATAGGACTTGATTACTCATTGAATTATTAGTTGCCAATTTATTAAATACGTTATGGGatttcattaaattacattttcatgaatacattttttattcctGTTATAATTGGGATTTGTAAGACTTGAGATTTGGATTTGCCTTAACAATCGGAGTCCACAAAATAATTCGAGTCCACAAATACCGTAAAGTGACATTTCCTTTCTGCTAACTTGTCCCGACAGATGATTGTAGATGTTGTTTTTTGAGTTGACTTGTgtctctgtcagtcagtcagcgaGCTGCTGCATGGTGAGGGGAATGATAAACACAGAAGTTATCTGTATCAGGAGCTAAAAATAGCGCTTGACCAGAGCACCATGGGCCTTCCAGCTCTCCATATATGTCTCACGCCTTCCAGGCCAGTGTGCCTAGCTGTCTTCAGGCCCAGTGAGCAGATTGGCTGTGACATTTCCACCTGCCTTACCCTAGGCTTAATATAACCTCACACATGTCTACTTGCTTCTCTTAATCTTAATTGGTCCATATATTTTCTTCTTACTTTTGTTAATATGAGTCGTCATGGACGCAAGTTCCCTTTCCAATACAGTTGCAGCAAGAGTGGCCCCAGTGGCCACTCTGTTTACAAATATGCCACGCGTTTGATGTTTCAGCTGGGGTCAGTTTCAGCTGTTCGGCTGTGATCAGATGTTACGTTCATGTTACACGTCTTGAGGTTTTTAGTTACATTCATGTGGTGCAGCCAGTGAGGAGACTCTAAGAGAGGCcgctggtttgattcccaggcgAGTCACTGTTTTTGTACCGTTGCTTCAGAAAGTAAATCGCTTAACCCTTTGATGCACAAACTATGCAAAGATATAGATAATATGATAGAACTGAGTCAGGTCACTTTTGACCCACGTTGTGCATTAAAGGGTTTAGAAAATATCTAGCTGTATCATATGGATTATGTTAAATAAGTAtttatgtcactctggatacgattttatgttaataaataataaaacaattaaaataaaggtaatcaaagaaacacattttcacagccTTTTTGAAGGCAACAGCAATACAAAACTTTAATGTAATAGAGGTCACTTTGTTTCAAAAAAGTCAAAATTGGCACTGTGAAATTCAGTTGAGAATCATAAAGAAATAATTGTATCTATTTCcctattatattttattcataaccACACAACTCATTACATTTCATAGACTGAAGCCAGCTCAGTGTGGCATTATTAGGCTGATTTGGGATGTTTGGTCTTTAGACCCAGTTGGTGATCAACCAGCTGAGAGAAATAACCGGCGTCCAGGATCTGCAGGTTCTGTGGGGAGCTTTGAAggtacatttcatttatttatctacGTTTTTGAGAaacttaatttgttttgttacttggtttttacattttattttgtcaagGATAATGTCTGTTGAAaaaccaaacccccaccccccaaaaaaacttaAAATCAGTTATCAAAGTTTTCAAGGAGTTATTTGAGGAGTAAACTGCAATGTATTTCAGATTGAATCCTGGGATATGTTCAGTCTGCATCTAAAAGTAGCctctcctgctgtgtgtgtcacatttcTCAGATGTGACACACTTCGCAGTTTTACTGTGTGATTTGTGCCCCCAATTGTATGTATAAAGTCATTGGATACGCTATGTAGCCATACAACTTGCCTGCGACTCATTTTGATATTCAAACTGTAATGTTCAGTCCATacaatacattgcattacattacagagcatttagcagacgctctcatccagagcgacgtacaatgaagtgcagatcaaacacaggaataagtgtgaagaggacctgagaggacagtacggtccTAGcttgaccatacagatacaattggaacccttgaagaatacatcaacttatgaactagcataccacggttttTCGTGCAATGGTGTAGTTCCATTTGGCAGGGCATGCCCTTGATCAAGCATGATTGGGCATTCCCCGGTCAATCAGGGCTACACCGGTGAAGTGAGAGTCACTTTCCATGAAACAGGATAATAGTGTTGTAATTCTGCACTGGCCGTACCCTTGGGTCCCTTTCAAAAATGTCATTTATAAAAAGGTGTTAAGCAGCTCTGAGCAAGAGATTTGAGTTTAGCAGTCTGAACATGTCCCTGGACTTTAGCGTCTGcaggcctgtctgtctgtctctctgttgtCTGGGTCTTGTATTGGTGTTTATATGTTGAGCTCGTCTCCTGTGATCCAGGCCAGCCAAGGAGACTTGAGCAGAGCCATCAGCCTGCTGACTGCCCAGTCTGAGGAGGGGCCCGTGCCAGAGGAGAGCACCATTGCAGACGGCACGGGGGGCATCTGGGTCACCAAGAAACGTGGGTCCCCTGCAGGACCAATGAGAAGATGCTTGTGTGAAATTATAACAGAGGAAACAGTTGGCACTGATGTTGGCATTACTGGGAATGTAACAGAACCGTATTTAAAATATtgataatttaaataataataataacttatgATTACATTATTATCATAAACATTCTTAACATTTTATGGTTATGCTTATTGTTATGCTTTGTGACTTCTTACATATTGTATGTGAGCTCCCTGTCTCTCAAAGTCTCTCATTAGCGGAGTATGGACCAGATATATGTATGAAATTGCTTCATAAAAGAGcaaatttgttattttcattaacTTTACCTTTGTAATGTTTCAGAGGTTGTTGACATGGCCCCAGGTGGGGCTAAGGATGACCTTCAGACGGCAATAGAGCTGAGCTTGCAAGAGTCCCAAAATGCCCAGGCAGAAGAAATAGAGCTTATCAGGTATAAGCGGCCTTTGTGTGTATAGGTAGCCTCCAGAAAGTCGTATGACCGAGGACAGGAGAAGCTAGCATTGTTGAAACATATCCCACGGAGTTTAATGCTCCAAAGTAAAATTTGCAACATTGGCAGGTGACAAATACCTACCTAGTGGTTGTTGAGGTATATGTGCAGCAAGTAAATTCAtcattaaattatttgtatttttttcccttccatGATGTGTATGTATTCTACTGTGCATAATGCTGAGAGGACATGCAGAAGCTTTCCAGCTGAAAGAGTAGCCTGTGTCCCTCATTAGCAGGAGGATTCCAGTGTGATCTTCGAGGTTAACACATCTGCATGGATGTTCCTCTGAGTGGGTGACCCTCATGGCCTCACCTGTCGTTTCCTCCTGCCTCTTCCTGTGCGTCGTGGCCCTCACCCCGGCTGGCCCCAGGGCCCTGGAGGTCAGCGCGGAGGAGAACGCCGCacggatgaagaggaggaggtgcgaGGCGTCGGGAGAGACCTCCAGCCCTGCCGACTGGATCCGGCAGGAGGACTGGCCCGTGGGAATGCGCAACGTGGGCAACACATGCTGGTTCAGCGCCgtcatacaggtgtgtgtgtgtctgtgtgtgtgtgtgtgtgtgtgtgtgtgtgtgtgtggctgtgtctgtgtgtgtgtgtgtgtgtgtgtgtgtgtctgtctgtgtgtgtgtgtctgtatgtgtgtgtgtgtgtctgtgtgtgagtgtgtgtgtgtgtgtgtgtgtgtgtgtctgtgtgtgtgtgtctgtgtgtgtgtgtgtgtgtctgtgtgtgtctgtgtctgaaaatgtaaaattgcaAGATGATTGTGTTCCTGAGCAGAAATgaccatatttttattttctttactgactctttttttcttcccaaaATGAAAACTGGGATATTGACTTGAatatagaattttattttttactgcttTGGCTGACAGGTCACATCATGTTCCCTTGAGATTGACAATCAGCCTGACAATGTAAAAGATTACATTCGACATTACCATGGCGTGAAAGGAGGTGGCGTGCAAATTAAGATCTTAGCCCTATGTGTATAACCTGCCATCCTGAGCTGAAATATAGTCGGATATGACATGCTATCCAAAATAGTTTTGAAAAAACTTTCTAGAGAGTgctgtctgtgtttttcttctctATTATGTTTTGGGATTCAGAGTTGAACACTTTTCATTCTTCATTATCAAAAATAGTATTAAAACATTCATCACGTAAATGACTTACTGTCAAAAGCTGTCGTACCCTACTCAGCATGTGTGCCCTGTTAACCAAAACTGTGGAATGTACAACTTCTACAAATATAGTTACACATtcagcatatacactcactgagcactttattagatatttattagacttttaacattttttttgcttaatggtcttctgctgctctagcctat contains:
- the htr3b gene encoding 5-hydroxytryptamine receptor 3B, which translates into the protein MSVTTSLLLLLLSVPQAELFPEKPRRSALNQLTRTLLRHYNCGVRPVQNWTDPTVVYIDLILQSVLDVDGQTQKVTTSMWYRQIWRDEFLVWDPAEFDGINEISLSSDAIWVPDIVISEFVDVGRSPHIPYIYVNSSGTVKNYKPIQVVSACDLEMYAFPFDRQNCTLTFRSWLHTVNEVDLALWRTAEEISNDKREFMNNGEWELLSVPSRYEQLHLENRDYAQIQFNVVIRRRPLLYVVGLLIPSVFLMVVDVISFYLPPNSGTRITFKTSILLGYTVFRVNMMDELPATAIKTPLIGVFFAVCMALLVLSLAKSIFVVKLLHHNEEAMKEMSVSACLLDKYGSSSQSFNESSFTSVKTLEDMEQCAGFELDFSPEEDFLSLCEPQEGTLQLEKVLQEMVSLRYFLLQEESDSSTQSDWVALCYKVDRLLFRLYLFILFVYTTTLLSLWASWGSA